The following proteins are encoded in a genomic region of Candidatus Methylospira mobilis:
- a CDS encoding nucleotidyltransferase substrate binding protein, protein MNEPDIRWRQRFANYKKALRQLQNGVELSEQRELSSLEKQGVIQAFEFIHELAWKVLKDFLQDQGNYDIKSSKDATRAAFKLELIADGELWMAMILSRHISSHTYDELTADKLVDIIIGQYFPLFVTLQAEMEKTCHERCFRIRFVFGNAR, encoded by the coding sequence ATGAACGAGCCCGATATCCGTTGGCGGCAACGCTTTGCCAATTATAAAAAAGCCCTTCGGCAACTGCAAAACGGGGTAGAGCTGAGCGAGCAGCGCGAACTGTCGTCGCTGGAGAAACAGGGAGTGATCCAGGCGTTCGAATTTATCCACGAACTGGCCTGGAAGGTATTGAAAGATTTTTTGCAGGATCAGGGCAATTATGACATCAAAAGCTCGAAAGACGCGACACGCGCAGCCTTCAAACTCGAACTGATCGCCGATGGCGAACTGTGGATGGCGATGATACTAAGCCGCCATATCTCTTCGCATACTTATGACGAACTCACCGCCGACAAGCTGGTCGACATCATTATCGGCCAGTACTTCCCGCTGTTTGTAACCTTGCAAGCCGAAATGGAAAAAACCTGTCATGAGCGCTGCTTTCGCATTCGGTTTGTCTTCGGCAACGCTCGATAA
- a CDS encoding dihydroorotate dehydrogenase-like protein encodes MDLTTKYMGLELRHPVVASASPLSGTLDGIKRLEDSGAAAVVMFSLFEEQIRHENEAFSHLIESGSNSFAESLSYFPDIDEHQAGPESYLALLQRASEATDIPIIASLNCISSEGWIDYAHQMQQAGAAGLELNIYAIEADLEISGAEVEQRYLDIVRTVKSSVDIPVALKLSPFFSAMGNMAKRLDAAGADALVLFNRFYQPDIDINSLDVLPSLSLSSASEIRLPLLWIALLHGKIKASLGATRGVERPDEVIKYLLAGADAVMTTSVLLRNGPAYLSVLVEGLKHWMEARGFTSVDQFRGSMSHSKVADPGAFERANYIRVLESYKSAYI; translated from the coding sequence ATGGATCTCACCACCAAGTACATGGGATTGGAACTGCGGCATCCGGTTGTCGCGTCGGCATCGCCGCTGTCCGGCACTCTGGACGGCATCAAGCGGCTGGAAGACAGCGGCGCGGCAGCGGTCGTGATGTTCTCGCTGTTTGAAGAACAAATCCGCCACGAAAACGAAGCGTTTTCTCACTTGATCGAATCCGGCAGCAACAGCTTTGCCGAATCGCTGAGCTATTTTCCCGATATCGACGAGCATCAGGCCGGTCCCGAGAGCTATCTGGCGCTGTTGCAACGCGCATCCGAAGCCACCGACATCCCGATCATCGCCAGTCTCAACTGCATCAGCAGCGAGGGCTGGATCGACTACGCGCATCAGATGCAACAGGCCGGGGCGGCCGGGCTGGAGCTGAACATTTATGCGATCGAAGCCGATCTCGAAATTTCCGGCGCGGAAGTCGAGCAGCGCTATCTCGATATCGTGCGCACGGTGAAGTCCAGCGTCGATATTCCGGTTGCGCTCAAGCTCAGCCCTTTCTTCAGCGCGATGGGCAACATGGCGAAGCGTCTGGACGCCGCCGGGGCCGACGCGCTGGTGCTGTTCAATCGCTTCTATCAGCCAGACATCGACATCAATAGCCTGGACGTATTGCCATCCCTGAGCCTGAGCTCGGCGAGCGAAATCCGTCTGCCGCTGCTGTGGATTGCGCTGTTGCACGGCAAAATCAAGGCCTCTCTGGGCGCAACGCGCGGCGTTGAGCGTCCGGACGAGGTCATCAAATACCTGCTCGCCGGCGCCGACGCGGTGATGACCACCTCGGTGCTGCTGCGCAACGGACCGGCGTATTTATCGGTGCTGGTCGAAGGCCTGAAACACTGGATGGAAGCGCGCGGCTTTACTTCCGTCGATCAATTCCGCGGCAGTATGAGTCACAGTAAAGTCGCCGATCCGGGCGCGTTTGAGCGCGCGAACTATATCAGGGTGCTGGAGAGTTATAAGAGCGCGTATATTTAA
- a CDS encoding tetratricopeptide repeat protein, which yields MTIQIANRIVCYPDPSPLQAAIAGASGLIRELTAVLEREAGALYENAMPADLLEVKAGLIAAHARALERLRATPIAHELTLDELRMLDELKALDAALMTAALDSLIAADPGVIELRFRRAGMLVRQGRDEEAHRDYLAVLDKDAAHFDALNDFGNLLFDTGYRSAARTLFSQAVDTHPHRPAGYVNLANLLLSQADYDAAKSFYQTALILDSTLAEAHRGMSYALSELGDEAAASAHREPGFRGHAVMTWPHRGPGRALPLLVLSSAIGGNIPFKHLLDERTFLSSVILSEYFDPETPLPPHRLIINIVSDADLCRQGLDAAERLLAKSPAPVINSPQLIRPTGRLDNARRLGVLPGVIVPRSALIPRAELVSDTAQDLLADQDIGFPLLLRSPGFHTGRHFVRVDAPEGLAAAAGALPGAALLVMQALDARNSRGDHHKYRVMFVNGALYPLHLAFSNNWKVHYFSSAMEDQPEYRALEAAFLNDMPSVLGSKAMTALNSICQTLGLDYGGIDFALGDDGDILLFEANATMVVYRPENDEKWTYRRAAVERILDAVRAMVIERALCA from the coding sequence ATGACCATACAAATTGCAAATCGCATTGTTTGTTATCCCGATCCGTCGCCGTTGCAGGCTGCTATCGCCGGGGCTAGCGGTCTGATTAGGGAGTTGACAGCGGTTTTGGAACGCGAAGCCGGTGCCTTGTACGAAAATGCGATGCCTGCGGATTTGCTGGAAGTCAAGGCCGGTCTGATCGCCGCCCATGCTCGCGCACTTGAGCGTCTTCGCGCGACGCCTATAGCGCATGAGTTGACTCTGGACGAATTGCGGATGCTCGACGAATTGAAAGCGCTGGACGCCGCGTTGATGACGGCGGCCCTGGACAGCCTGATTGCAGCCGATCCCGGAGTAATCGAACTGCGTTTCCGCAGAGCCGGCATGCTGGTGCGACAGGGGCGCGATGAGGAGGCGCACCGCGACTATCTGGCTGTGCTGGACAAAGACGCTGCGCATTTCGACGCACTTAACGACTTCGGCAACCTGCTGTTCGATACCGGCTATCGCAGCGCAGCGCGCACCCTTTTTTCCCAGGCGGTGGATACGCACCCCCATCGGCCTGCCGGTTATGTCAACCTTGCCAACCTGTTGCTGTCGCAGGCCGATTATGATGCGGCGAAAAGCTTTTACCAGACAGCCCTGATTTTGGACTCCACGCTGGCCGAAGCGCATCGCGGCATGTCTTACGCCCTGAGCGAGCTGGGCGACGAAGCCGCAGCGTCCGCGCATCGAGAACCCGGCTTTCGCGGTCACGCGGTCATGACCTGGCCGCACCGCGGGCCGGGCAGAGCCTTGCCTTTGCTGGTGCTGAGTTCGGCGATAGGTGGCAACATTCCGTTCAAGCATCTACTCGACGAACGTACCTTTTTGTCTTCGGTCATCCTCAGCGAATATTTCGATCCGGAGACCCCCCTGCCGCCGCACCGGCTGATCATCAACATTGTCAGCGATGCCGATCTGTGCCGTCAGGGGCTGGACGCCGCCGAGCGTTTGCTGGCAAAAAGCCCTGCGCCGGTTATCAATTCACCGCAATTGATCCGGCCTACGGGGCGGCTGGATAACGCACGCCGGCTCGGCGTTCTTCCGGGCGTGATCGTACCCCGTTCCGCGCTGATACCGCGTGCGGAGCTGGTGAGCGACACGGCGCAGGATCTGCTGGCCGATCAGGATATCGGATTTCCGTTGCTGCTGCGCAGCCCCGGATTTCATACCGGACGGCATTTCGTGCGTGTGGATGCGCCGGAGGGTCTGGCAGCGGCGGCCGGCGCCTTGCCGGGAGCGGCGTTGCTGGTCATGCAGGCCCTGGACGCGCGCAACAGCCGCGGAGACCACCACAAATACCGCGTAATGTTCGTGAACGGAGCGCTTTATCCGTTGCATCTGGCCTTCTCCAATAACTGGAAAGTGCATTATTTTTCTTCCGCGATGGAAGATCAGCCTGAGTACCGGGCGCTGGAAGCGGCGTTTCTCAACGACATGCCCTCGGTGCTGGGCTCTAAAGCCATGACGGCTCTGAACAGCATTTGTCAGACATTGGGGCTGGATTACGGCGGCATCGACTTCGCGCTCGGCGACGATGGTGATATTCTGCTGTTCGAGGCCAATGCGACCATGGTGGTGTATCGTCCGGAGAACGACGAAAAATGGACCTATCGCCGGGCGGCGGTTGAGAGGATACTGGATGCGGTTCGGGCCATGGTCATTGAGCGGGCGCTGTGCGCCTGA
- the pqqA gene encoding pyrroloquinoline quinone precursor peptide PqqA, translating into MRWEKPSYNDLRFGFEVTMYIYNR; encoded by the coding sequence ATGAGATGGGAAAAACCGAGCTACAACGATCTGCGCTTCGGCTTTGAAGTCACGATGTACATCTACAACCGTTAA
- a CDS encoding acyl-CoA thioesterase, whose translation MPAINAQKTFRHILDICLKDSNAYGNTYFARYFEWQGVCREQWFYRCVASDMLQSQGVFVTKCAHQDYAHETFPFQTVECHLNSFNVRACSFHLLFRFYVDGVLASTGFQQIVFASHDRKIIRLPKSVIEEIRLYEDAQFVPKG comes from the coding sequence GTGCCGGCGATTAACGCCCAAAAAACCTTCCGCCACATTCTGGATATTTGCCTCAAGGATTCGAATGCATACGGCAACACCTATTTCGCCCGGTATTTCGAGTGGCAAGGCGTCTGCCGCGAGCAATGGTTTTATCGCTGCGTTGCCAGCGACATGCTTCAATCGCAAGGCGTATTCGTCACAAAATGCGCCCATCAGGATTACGCGCATGAAACTTTCCCGTTCCAGACGGTGGAGTGCCATCTGAACAGCTTCAACGTCAGAGCCTGCTCCTTTCATCTGCTGTTCCGCTTTTATGTAGACGGCGTTCTTGCGTCTACAGGGTTTCAGCAAATCGTATTCGCCAGCCATGACCGGAAAATCATCAGGTTGCCGAAAAGCGTGATCGAAGAAATCAGGCTATACGAAGACGCTCAATTCGTGCCGAAAGGCTAA
- a CDS encoding NAD(P)-binding protein: MTGSRLSDMTRPADLALHGKGTGPSRSQRPVYLDLLPPCNNACPAGENIQAWLALAQAGHYQRAWETLLRDNPMPSVHGRVCYHPCESQCNRAQVDSSVSIHAVERFLGDLALSSGWQIKPDKAPSGKRVLVVGAGPSGLSAAYHLARLGHAVEIYDAGPVAGGMMYFGIPAYRLPRHELAQEISRIESLGVKIRLNRKVEDILAEKASGNFDAVFTAVGAHLSKRVDIPARDAGKIYDAVSFLRETASGQAPLLGRRVAIYGGGNTAMDAARTAKRLGAEEALIIYRRDREHMPAHSFEADEAMEEGVKINWLRTIKEIDQTRIQVEVMKVNEEGYPEPTGQFETLEADALILALGQDTDTGFLKNVPDIEFKRDGTVIVDANMMTGHAGIFAGGDMVPSERTVTVAVGHGKKAARHIDAYLHGETYVKAPKHDLVGYEKLHTWYLTEAEQTHQDSVAVERRNYGFDEVIHGLGEDAALFEARRCFSCGNCFECDGCYGACPEQAIIKLGPGQRYRYDYDLCTGCAVCYEQCPCHAIEMTQEPGVNV, from the coding sequence ATGACGGGTTCCAGACTGAGCGATATGACGCGCCCCGCAGACCTGGCTTTACATGGCAAGGGCACCGGGCCGAGCCGCAGCCAGCGTCCGGTTTATCTGGATTTATTGCCCCCTTGCAACAACGCCTGTCCCGCCGGCGAGAATATCCAGGCCTGGCTGGCGCTGGCGCAGGCCGGACATTACCAGCGCGCCTGGGAAACCCTGCTGCGCGACAATCCGATGCCGTCGGTGCACGGCCGCGTCTGCTACCACCCTTGCGAAAGCCAGTGCAACCGCGCGCAGGTCGACAGTTCCGTCAGCATCCACGCCGTGGAGCGTTTTCTCGGCGACCTGGCCTTGAGTTCCGGCTGGCAGATCAAACCGGACAAAGCGCCCAGCGGCAAGCGCGTGCTGGTGGTCGGGGCCGGCCCCAGCGGTTTGTCGGCGGCTTATCATCTGGCGCGCCTCGGTCATGCGGTCGAGATTTACGATGCCGGACCGGTAGCCGGCGGCATGATGTACTTCGGGATACCGGCCTACCGTTTGCCGCGTCATGAGCTGGCCCAGGAAATTTCGCGCATCGAATCCCTGGGGGTGAAGATCCGCCTGAACCGTAAGGTCGAAGATATCCTGGCGGAAAAAGCATCCGGAAATTTCGACGCGGTTTTTACCGCCGTCGGCGCGCATCTCAGTAAACGTGTCGATATACCGGCGCGCGATGCAGGCAAGATCTACGACGCCGTCAGTTTTCTGCGCGAGACCGCATCCGGACAGGCCCCGCTACTGGGGCGTCGCGTCGCCATTTATGGCGGCGGCAATACCGCGATGGATGCCGCGCGCACCGCTAAACGCCTCGGTGCGGAAGAAGCCTTGATCATCTACCGCCGCGACCGCGAACATATGCCCGCGCATAGCTTCGAAGCCGACGAAGCTATGGAAGAGGGCGTTAAAATCAATTGGCTGCGCACCATCAAGGAAATCGATCAGACCCGTATCCAGGTCGAAGTGATGAAGGTCAACGAGGAGGGTTATCCCGAGCCCACCGGTCAATTCGAAACCCTGGAGGCCGATGCGCTGATTTTGGCGCTGGGGCAGGATACCGATACCGGTTTTCTGAAAAATGTGCCGGATATCGAATTCAAGCGCGACGGCACGGTTATCGTCGATGCCAACATGATGACCGGCCATGCCGGCATTTTTGCCGGCGGCGACATGGTGCCGAGCGAGCGCACCGTTACCGTCGCGGTTGGACACGGCAAGAAAGCGGCGCGCCATATCGACGCCTATCTGCATGGCGAAACCTATGTCAAAGCGCCGAAACACGATCTGGTAGGCTACGAGAAACTGCATACCTGGTATCTGACCGAAGCCGAACAAACGCATCAGGACTCTGTGGCCGTCGAGCGTCGCAACTACGGCTTCGACGAAGTGATTCATGGTCTTGGCGAAGACGCGGCGCTGTTCGAAGCGCGGCGCTGCTTTTCCTGCGGCAACTGTTTCGAATGCGACGGCTGCTACGGCGCCTGCCCGGAGCAGGCCATCATCAAGCTCGGGCCAGGACAGCGCTACCGCTACGATTACGATCTTTGCACCGGTTGCGCGGTTTGTTACGAGCAATGCCCCTGCCACGCCATCGAAATGACACAAGAGCCAGGAGTGAACGTATGA
- the nifJ gene encoding pyruvate:ferredoxin (flavodoxin) oxidoreductase — translation MSPVQVTTLEGNEAVAYIAYRTNEICSIYPITPSSTMAELADQWASEGKTNIWGNIPLVVEMQSEAGAAGAVHGALQTGALTTTFTASQGLLLMIPNMYKIAGELTPAVFHVAARALAAQGLSIFGDHSDVAAVRNTGFAQLASSSVQEAHDMALLAQAATLESRIPFVHFFDGFRTSHEVNKIELIGDEQIRALIDADRVREHRARGLNPDNPFIRGTAQNPDIYFQARETVNPFYQALPQIVQDKMDALAALTGRQYRLFDYFGHPQAERVAVIIGSGAQTLYETVDYLQRQGEKVGVINVRLCLPFSSEHFLTALPATTQSIALLDRVKLPGSSGEPLYGDVLTCLSEANADGRLPTRGLPRIVGGRYGLSSKEFTPAMAKAVLDELKKDNPKNHFTIGINDDITLTSLDYDPAFDIEPDHVVRALFIGLGADGTVGANKNSIKIIGESTPLHAQGYFVYDSKKSGSRTVSHVRFGPKPILSPYLIQSASFIGCHQFGFVDKMDVLANARDGATFLLDSPYGPDEVWQHLPQRLQRQIIDRKIAFYVIDASSVARATGMGNRTNTIMQTCFFAISGVLPRDEAIAKIKQSIKKTYGKKGDEVVNKNFLAVDRTLEQLHRVAVPSAASGVNEVVPVVPVQAPEFVRKVTAMMMAGAGDQLPVSMLPIDGTYPSGTTQWEKRNISAFVPHWEPDICIQCGNCSFVCPHAVIRSKFYPQTLLQSAPENFKSAPISARGFPETRYTLQIYVEDCTGCALCVEVCPAKSLQQSGVKAINMKEKAPVLEQERANIGFFEQIPVNDRARVDFASVRGAQFLEPLFEFSGACAGCGETPYVRLLSQLFGDRLIMANATGCSSIYGGNLPTTPWTKNGEGRGPAWSNSLFEDNAEFGLGFRLTADKHLALAHDLAAALKNEISPALIDGILDAPQTTESQIRRQRIRVAELKAALLKLDSETARDLLSVVDHLVRRSVWIMGGDGWAYDIGSGGVDHVLASGRDINILVLDTEVYSNTGGQMSKATPMGAVAKFAAGGKPLAKKDLALQAISYGNVYVARIAMGANPQQTLLALREAEAYPGPSLVLAYSHCIAHGINMQHGLKQQDLAVASGHWPLVRYNPALRQSDRNPFVLDSPRPHVKLKDYAFNELRYKMLARQHPAESEHLMTLAQQVVNQKWEIYEEMASRSGSHFHPDAGVK, via the coding sequence ATGAGCCCAGTTCAGGTTACCACGCTGGAAGGCAACGAGGCGGTTGCGTACATCGCCTACCGCACCAACGAAATCTGCTCGATTTACCCGATCACCCCGTCCTCGACCATGGCCGAGCTGGCCGATCAATGGGCGTCGGAAGGCAAGACCAACATCTGGGGCAACATTCCGCTGGTGGTAGAGATGCAAAGCGAGGCCGGCGCGGCGGGCGCGGTGCACGGCGCATTGCAGACCGGCGCATTGACGACGACCTTCACCGCCTCGCAAGGCCTGCTGCTGATGATACCGAACATGTACAAAATCGCCGGCGAACTGACGCCCGCGGTTTTTCATGTCGCGGCGCGCGCGCTGGCGGCGCAGGGCTTGTCCATTTTTGGCGACCATTCCGATGTCGCCGCAGTGCGCAATACCGGGTTCGCGCAGCTGGCGTCCAGCTCGGTGCAGGAAGCGCACGACATGGCGCTGCTGGCGCAGGCCGCGACGCTGGAGTCGCGCATTCCGTTCGTGCATTTTTTCGACGGCTTCCGCACCTCGCACGAGGTCAATAAGATCGAGCTGATCGGCGACGAACAGATACGCGCGCTGATCGACGCAGATCGCGTGCGCGAACATCGCGCGCGCGGTCTCAACCCCGATAATCCGTTCATACGCGGCACCGCGCAAAATCCCGATATTTATTTTCAGGCGCGCGAAACCGTCAACCCGTTTTATCAGGCCCTGCCGCAGATCGTGCAGGATAAAATGGACGCCCTCGCCGCCTTGACCGGCAGGCAGTATCGTCTGTTCGATTATTTCGGCCACCCGCAAGCCGAGCGCGTGGCGGTCATCATCGGTTCCGGCGCGCAGACGCTGTACGAGACCGTCGATTACCTGCAACGGCAGGGCGAGAAAGTCGGCGTTATCAATGTGCGCCTGTGCCTGCCGTTTTCCTCCGAGCATTTCCTCACGGCGCTGCCAGCTACGACTCAGTCAATAGCGCTACTTGATCGCGTCAAACTGCCGGGTTCGAGCGGCGAGCCGTTGTACGGTGACGTGCTCACCTGCCTGAGCGAAGCCAACGCCGACGGACGCTTGCCGACACGCGGCCTGCCGCGCATCGTCGGCGGACGCTACGGCCTGTCGTCGAAGGAGTTTACCCCGGCGATGGCGAAAGCGGTGCTGGACGAGCTGAAAAAGGACAATCCGAAAAATCATTTCACCATCGGCATCAACGACGATATCACGCTGACCAGTCTGGACTACGATCCCGCTTTCGATATCGAGCCGGACCACGTGGTGCGCGCGCTATTTATCGGCCTCGGCGCGGACGGCACCGTCGGTGCCAACAAGAACAGCATCAAAATCATCGGCGAATCGACGCCGCTGCATGCGCAAGGCTATTTCGTCTACGATTCGAAAAAATCCGGGTCGCGCACGGTATCGCATGTGCGCTTCGGACCGAAGCCGATCCTGTCGCCCTATCTGATCCAGTCGGCGAGTTTTATCGGCTGCCATCAGTTCGGATTCGTCGATAAGATGGACGTACTCGCCAATGCCCGCGACGGCGCGACTTTCCTGCTGGACAGCCCGTACGGACCGGACGAGGTATGGCAGCATTTGCCGCAGCGTTTGCAGCGGCAGATCATCGACAGGAAAATCGCTTTCTACGTGATCGACGCGTCCAGCGTCGCGCGCGCGACCGGCATGGGCAATCGCACCAATACCATCATGCAGACCTGCTTTTTCGCGATTTCCGGCGTGTTGCCGCGCGATGAGGCCATAGCCAAAATCAAGCAGTCGATCAAGAAAACCTACGGCAAGAAAGGGGATGAAGTCGTCAATAAAAACTTCCTCGCGGTAGACCGGACCCTGGAGCAACTGCACCGTGTCGCTGTGCCGTCGGCTGCGAGCGGTGTGAACGAGGTTGTGCCGGTTGTGCCGGTGCAGGCGCCCGAGTTTGTGCGGAAAGTCACTGCGATGATGATGGCAGGAGCCGGCGATCAACTGCCGGTTTCGATGCTGCCGATCGACGGCACCTATCCATCCGGCACCACGCAATGGGAAAAACGCAATATTTCCGCATTCGTGCCGCATTGGGAGCCGGATATCTGCATCCAGTGCGGCAACTGCAGCTTCGTCTGTCCGCATGCGGTGATCCGCTCCAAGTTTTATCCGCAGACCCTGTTGCAGAGCGCGCCGGAAAACTTCAAGTCCGCGCCGATCAGCGCGCGCGGCTTCCCGGAAACGCGTTATACCCTGCAGATCTATGTAGAGGATTGCACCGGTTGCGCGCTGTGCGTCGAAGTCTGTCCGGCCAAGAGCCTGCAGCAAAGCGGCGTCAAGGCCATCAATATGAAGGAAAAGGCGCCGGTGCTGGAGCAGGAGCGCGCCAACATCGGCTTCTTCGAGCAGATACCGGTCAACGACCGCGCGCGCGTCGATTTTGCCTCTGTGCGCGGCGCTCAGTTTCTCGAACCTTTGTTCGAGTTTTCCGGCGCTTGCGCGGGTTGCGGCGAAACGCCTTACGTGCGGCTGCTGTCGCAGTTATTCGGCGACCGTCTGATTATGGCCAACGCCACCGGCTGTTCGTCGATATATGGCGGCAACCTGCCGACTACGCCATGGACCAAAAACGGCGAAGGGCGCGGCCCGGCCTGGTCGAATTCGCTGTTCGAAGACAATGCCGAGTTCGGTCTCGGATTCCGCCTGACCGCCGACAAGCATCTGGCGCTGGCGCACGATCTGGCTGCGGCGCTAAAAAATGAAATCAGTCCGGCATTGATAGACGGCATTCTTGATGCGCCGCAAACGACCGAATCGCAGATACGCCGACAGCGCATCCGTGTTGCGGAGCTCAAGGCGGCGCTGCTGAAACTGGACAGCGAGACGGCGCGCGATCTGCTGTCCGTCGTCGATCATCTGGTGCGGCGCAGCGTCTGGATCATGGGCGGCGACGGCTGGGCCTACGACATCGGTTCCGGCGGCGTCGACCATGTGCTGGCCAGCGGCAGGGATATCAACATCCTGGTGCTGGACACCGAAGTCTATTCCAATACCGGCGGCCAGATGTCCAAGGCGACGCCGATGGGCGCGGTCGCCAAGTTTGCAGCCGGCGGCAAGCCGCTGGCGAAGAAGGATCTGGCCTTGCAGGCGATTTCCTACGGCAACGTCTATGTCGCCAGAATCGCGATGGGAGCCAATCCGCAGCAGACCCTGCTGGCCCTGCGCGAAGCCGAGGCTTATCCCGGCCCGTCGCTGGTGCTGGCCTACAGCCATTGCATCGCGCATGGCATCAACATGCAGCACGGCCTGAAACAGCAGGATCTGGCGGTAGCGAGCGGACATTGGCCGCTGGTGCGCTACAACCCGGCGTTGCGCCAGAGCGACAGGAACCCGTTCGTACTCGATTCGCCGCGTCCGCACGTCAAGCTCAAGGATTATGCGTTCAACGAACTGCGTTACAAGATGCTGGCGCGCCAGCATCCGGCGGAAAGCGAACATCTGATGACTCTGGCACAGCAGGTAGTGAACCAGAAATGGGAAATTTACGAAGAAATGGCCAGCCGTAGCGGCAGTCATTTCCATCCCGATGCGGGTGTTAAATAA
- a CDS encoding nucleotidyltransferase domain-containing protein: MSAAFAFGLSSATLDKLNSVFVRHNSIETVLIYGSRAKGTHRPGSDIDLTIKETKCRLPN; the protein is encoded by the coding sequence ATGAGCGCTGCTTTCGCATTCGGTTTGTCTTCGGCAACGCTCGATAAACTCAACAGCGTGTTTGTCCGGCATAACAGCATCGAAACCGTGCTGATCTACGGCTCCCGCGCCAAAGGCACACACCGCCCCGGCTCCGATATCGATCTGACCATCAAGGAGACGAAATGCCGTTTACCGAATTAA